One Kribbella sp. NBC_00662 genomic region harbors:
- a CDS encoding threonine/serine dehydratase → MSARLSPAEVAERSERVAPRLREHLPPTPFVRYGAFSDELDAEVLVKCEHLQRTGSFKARGSMAKILTLTDAQRHAGVVTASTGNHGLGVGNALATLGGHGIVYLPENASPSKVAALRRLGLELRAEGNDSGVLEPKARAYAAEHDLVYVPPYNDPDVIAGQGTVAVEILEQLDGMPLDAVVVAVGGGGLISGVAAVLKKHLPDIRVYGAQPALDDAMSASVRAGEIVQVDAAETLSDGTAGSVEPGSVTFDLCRQLVDDWVVVGEDAIRSALAMVIDTEHQLIEGSAALAFAAARERRTELAGKRVAVVSCGANISAATLATVVNTTD, encoded by the coding sequence ATGAGCGCGAGGCTGAGCCCAGCGGAAGTTGCCGAGCGGTCCGAGCGCGTCGCGCCGAGGCTGCGTGAGCATCTTCCGCCGACACCGTTCGTCCGGTACGGCGCGTTCAGCGACGAGCTCGATGCGGAGGTGCTGGTGAAATGCGAGCATCTCCAACGCACCGGCTCGTTCAAGGCCCGCGGGTCGATGGCGAAGATCCTCACGCTCACCGACGCCCAGCGGCACGCGGGCGTGGTGACCGCCTCGACCGGCAATCACGGCCTCGGCGTCGGCAATGCGCTGGCGACCCTCGGCGGCCACGGGATCGTCTACCTGCCGGAGAACGCGTCGCCGAGCAAGGTCGCGGCCCTGCGGCGACTCGGCCTCGAACTCCGGGCTGAAGGCAACGATTCCGGTGTGCTGGAGCCGAAGGCGCGGGCGTACGCCGCCGAGCACGATCTGGTCTATGTTCCGCCGTACAACGACCCCGATGTCATCGCCGGGCAGGGCACGGTCGCGGTGGAGATCCTCGAACAGCTCGACGGGATGCCGCTGGACGCGGTCGTGGTCGCCGTCGGTGGCGGCGGACTGATCAGCGGCGTCGCGGCGGTCCTGAAGAAACACCTGCCGGACATCCGCGTGTACGGCGCTCAGCCCGCGCTCGACGACGCGATGTCGGCGTCGGTGCGAGCGGGCGAAATCGTCCAGGTCGACGCCGCGGAGACGTTGTCGGACGGTACGGCGGGGAGTGTCGAGCCGGGCAGTGTCACGTTCGACCTGTGCCGGCAGCTCGTCGACGACTGGGTCGTGGTTGGGGAGGACGCGATCCGGAGTGCGCTCGCGATGGTCATCGACACCGAGCATCAGTTGATCGAGGGGTCGGCGGCGCTGGCGTTCGCGGCTGCGCGGGAACGGCGTACCGAACTGGCCGGCAAGCGCGTCGCGGTCGTGTCGTGCGGCGCGAACATCTCGGCAGCGACACTGGCCACTGTAGTGAACACAACAGACTGA
- a CDS encoding ABC transporter ATP-binding protein, which produces MRLQAQGVQLAYDQRVVAQDLTLTIPDGKVSVLIGPNGSGKSTALRALARLLPPARGSVILDGKSIQDTPTKEVARLLAILPQVLVTPESISVEDLVWFGRHPHRTSLKTPSSVDKEAVEWAMEVTSTAELRHQHVDQLSGGQRQRVWIALCLAQGTDLILLDEPTTYLDVAYQLEVLDLLHKLNQEQGKTVAMVLHDFNMAAEYADHVFVMKSGTLITEGTPEDVFTCEIIRDVFGVESKVVPHPVSGKPMCIPLRAGLRAKLSVATG; this is translated from the coding sequence ATGCGTCTGCAGGCACAAGGCGTCCAGCTCGCCTACGACCAGCGCGTTGTCGCACAGGATCTGACCCTGACCATCCCGGACGGGAAGGTCTCGGTGCTGATCGGCCCGAACGGCTCCGGGAAGAGTACGGCGCTGCGGGCCCTGGCCCGGCTGCTCCCACCGGCCAGGGGCAGCGTGATCCTCGACGGCAAGTCGATCCAGGACACTCCGACCAAGGAGGTCGCGAGACTGCTCGCGATCCTGCCGCAGGTCCTCGTCACTCCCGAGTCGATCTCGGTGGAGGACCTGGTCTGGTTCGGCCGCCATCCGCACCGGACCTCGCTGAAGACTCCGAGCTCGGTGGACAAGGAAGCGGTCGAGTGGGCCATGGAAGTGACCTCAACCGCCGAACTGCGCCATCAGCACGTCGATCAGCTCTCCGGCGGTCAGCGCCAGCGGGTGTGGATCGCACTGTGTCTTGCCCAGGGCACCGACCTGATCCTGCTCGACGAGCCGACCACATACCTGGACGTCGCGTATCAGCTCGAGGTCCTCGATCTGCTCCACAAGCTCAACCAGGAGCAGGGCAAGACCGTGGCGATGGTGCTGCACGACTTCAACATGGCGGCGGAGTACGCCGATCACGTGTTCGTGATGAAGTCCGGCACGCTGATCACCGAGGGTACGCCGGAGGACGTGTTCACCTGCGAGATCATCCGTGACGTGTTCGGGGTGGAGTCGAAGGTCGTGCCGCATCCGGTCAGCGGCAAGCCAATGTGTATCCCGCTGCGCGCCGGACTCCGTGCCAAGTTGTCAGTGGCAACCGGATGA
- a CDS encoding FecCD family ABC transporter permease: MTSTAIIAQGVRRTTLAQRHPGVLMGSLGALAVVLSFYSLSVGATEVSMVDVFKAIVGDTSDQAAQIVVQFQLPRVLLAWLVGIALAVSGGVMQGVIRNPLAAPDVVGVTKGAGFAGMLLLLAIPSIPVVAVVPAAFVGGLAAAALVYLLAYRRGATPVRIALVGIAVSAAFEAGIRFLLVRNPLDVSAALIWLTGSLFGRSMSSVLEILPWVAVLVPLTIVWARKLDVLGLGDDLAAGLGEPVEKTRRLLLLFAVALAASAVAVSGTIGFVGLIAPHMARRVFGGRHLALLPAAGLFGVLLMLFADMLGRGIAPPLEIPAGLITAVVGGPYFLYLLVKTGK; this comes from the coding sequence ATGACGAGTACTGCGATCATTGCCCAGGGCGTTCGCCGTACGACGCTGGCGCAGCGACATCCTGGGGTGTTGATGGGGTCGCTGGGCGCTCTGGCCGTCGTCCTGTCGTTCTACAGCCTGAGCGTCGGCGCGACCGAGGTGTCGATGGTCGACGTCTTCAAAGCGATCGTTGGTGACACCAGCGACCAGGCTGCTCAGATCGTCGTGCAGTTCCAGCTGCCCAGGGTATTGCTGGCGTGGCTGGTCGGCATCGCGCTGGCGGTCTCCGGTGGTGTGATGCAGGGCGTCATCCGTAACCCGCTGGCGGCACCGGATGTCGTCGGCGTCACCAAGGGTGCGGGCTTCGCCGGGATGCTTCTGCTGCTGGCGATACCCAGCATCCCCGTGGTGGCCGTGGTGCCGGCCGCGTTCGTCGGTGGTCTCGCTGCGGCGGCGTTGGTGTACTTGCTGGCGTACCGGCGCGGCGCGACACCGGTGCGGATCGCGTTGGTCGGCATCGCGGTATCGGCGGCGTTCGAGGCCGGTATCCGGTTCCTGCTCGTCCGCAATCCGCTGGACGTGAGCGCGGCGTTGATCTGGCTGACCGGGAGCTTGTTCGGCCGTTCGATGAGTTCGGTCCTGGAGATCCTGCCCTGGGTCGCGGTGCTCGTGCCGCTGACCATCGTCTGGGCTCGCAAACTCGATGTGCTCGGGCTCGGCGACGATCTGGCCGCGGGACTCGGCGAGCCGGTCGAGAAGACCCGGCGGCTCCTGCTGCTGTTCGCGGTCGCGCTGGCCGCGTCGGCGGTGGCGGTGTCCGGCACGATCGGATTCGTCGGGCTGATCGCCCCGCACATGGCCCGCCGGGTCTTCGGCGGGCGGCACCTCGCGTTGCTTCCGGCGGCCGGCTTGTTCGGCGTGCTGCTGATGTTGTTCGCCGACATGCTCGGCCGCGGTATCGCGCCCCCACTGGAAATCCCGGCCGGTCTGATCACCGCGGTGGTCGGCGGACCGTACTTCCTCTACCTGCTCGTGAAGACCGGAAAGTAG
- a CDS encoding FecCD family ABC transporter permease, with amino-acid sequence MSTDPAADAVPKRPKIVTSKQRVVWATLVLLTVVVVGVLWSLSIGSQHIPLSRVPGAIFRADTPDQLIIQSIRLPRVVLALCVGAALAVAGALMQAVAANPLAAPEIMGVNAGAAFVVVLAITVLPSLSGAPTILLSFGGAAAAGVSVMLLAGSGRGRVSPIRLALAGVTASSLLISLTQVLIIFNENSADSVLFWLVGGVNFAGWPDVRNLLPWLIVGLVGAFAMARPLNLLALGDDMARGLGQNIERTRLLGSTLVIVLCGAAVSVAGPVAFIGLIVPHIMRRVVGSSYTVLLPLCAVGGAVLVLYADIVSRYVKPPYEVPAGVVTALIGAPIFVYLARRQKVTS; translated from the coding sequence GTGAGCACCGATCCCGCCGCGGACGCTGTCCCGAAGCGCCCGAAGATCGTCACGAGCAAGCAGCGGGTCGTCTGGGCGACGTTGGTGCTGCTGACGGTGGTCGTGGTCGGTGTGCTGTGGAGCTTGTCGATCGGGAGTCAGCACATCCCGTTGTCGCGGGTGCCGGGTGCGATCTTCCGGGCGGATACGCCGGACCAGTTGATCATCCAGTCGATCCGGCTGCCGAGGGTGGTGCTGGCGCTCTGCGTCGGCGCCGCCCTCGCGGTGGCCGGTGCGCTGATGCAGGCCGTCGCCGCCAACCCGCTGGCCGCGCCGGAGATCATGGGCGTCAACGCGGGCGCGGCCTTCGTGGTGGTGCTGGCGATCACGGTCCTGCCGTCGTTGTCCGGGGCGCCGACGATCCTGCTGTCCTTCGGCGGCGCCGCCGCTGCCGGCGTGTCCGTGATGCTGCTGGCCGGTTCGGGGCGGGGCCGGGTCAGTCCGATCCGGCTTGCGCTGGCCGGCGTGACCGCGAGCAGCCTGCTGATCTCGCTGACGCAGGTGCTGATCATCTTCAACGAGAACTCCGCCGACAGCGTGCTGTTCTGGCTGGTCGGCGGGGTCAACTTCGCCGGCTGGCCCGATGTCCGCAACCTGCTGCCCTGGTTGATCGTCGGCCTGGTGGGTGCGTTCGCGATGGCCCGGCCGCTGAACCTGCTGGCGCTGGGCGATGACATGGCCCGCGGCCTGGGCCAGAACATCGAACGCACCCGCCTGCTCGGTTCGACGTTGGTCATCGTGCTGTGCGGCGCCGCCGTGTCGGTGGCCGGTCCGGTGGCGTTCATCGGGTTGATCGTGCCGCACATCATGCGGCGCGTGGTCGGCTCCAGCTACACCGTTCTGCTGCCGCTGTGCGCGGTGGGCGGCGCCGTTCTCGTGCTCTACGCGGACATCGTGTCGCGCTACGTCAAACCGCCGTACGAAGTCCCCGCCGGGGTCGTGACGGCTCTCATCGGTGCACCGATCTTCGTGTACCTCGCCCGCAGGCAGAAGGTGACCTCATGA
- a CDS encoding Fe(3+) dicitrate ABC transporter substrate-binding protein yields MSYSATRVRRAVAVLALTVAAGALAACGNSSSSASPAAGAAPNADRAAAAPGVGPGVNLDECGKPTRTIKHDLGTTTITGNPTKVVALEYSFVDALVAVGMSPIGVADDNEPKRIIPALREKVSAYKSVGLRATPNIQVITALKPDLIIADSGRHKAIYAQLSKIAPTIAYASLNGNYQQVLDSEMSTAIALNKCDQMKQRLTEHAKTMSDLKAEATSNETRKALFVRASEKGFTGFPPKAYTPGVLAAIGIPSALPDSGTDASVSLTLETLVGTKPDIMFIAPNDGPTLRDTWAKSQLWKQLPAVKNNATYDVDPNEWSRSRGLIASEVVAKEAVKLLYGK; encoded by the coding sequence ATGTCTTACTCCGCCACCCGGGTACGGCGTGCTGTCGCCGTACTCGCCCTGACCGTCGCCGCCGGCGCCCTGGCTGCCTGCGGCAACTCCTCCTCGTCAGCGTCACCGGCCGCGGGGGCGGCGCCGAATGCTGACCGTGCCGCCGCCGCGCCCGGCGTCGGCCCTGGTGTGAACCTCGACGAGTGCGGCAAACCGACCCGCACCATCAAGCACGATCTCGGCACCACGACGATCACCGGCAACCCGACCAAGGTGGTGGCGCTGGAGTACTCCTTCGTCGACGCCCTGGTCGCGGTCGGGATGTCGCCGATCGGTGTTGCCGATGACAACGAACCGAAGCGGATCATCCCCGCCCTGCGGGAGAAGGTCAGCGCATACAAGTCCGTCGGCCTGCGCGCGACGCCGAACATCCAGGTGATCACCGCGCTGAAGCCCGACCTGATCATCGCCGACAGCGGCCGGCACAAGGCCATCTACGCGCAACTGTCGAAGATCGCGCCGACGATCGCCTACGCCAGCCTGAACGGCAACTACCAGCAGGTGCTGGACAGCGAGATGTCGACCGCGATCGCGCTGAACAAGTGCGACCAGATGAAGCAGCGGCTGACCGAGCACGCGAAGACGATGTCGGACCTCAAGGCCGAGGCGACGTCGAACGAGACCCGCAAGGCGCTGTTCGTCCGCGCCTCCGAGAAGGGCTTCACCGGCTTCCCGCCGAAGGCCTACACACCGGGCGTGCTGGCCGCGATCGGAATCCCGTCGGCCTTGCCGGACAGCGGCACCGACGCGTCGGTCTCGCTCACGCTCGAGACGCTGGTCGGCACCAAGCCGGACATCATGTTCATCGCCCCCAACGACGGACCGACCCTGCGCGACACCTGGGCGAAGAGTCAACTGTGGAAGCAGTTGCCGGCGGTGAAGAACAACGCGACGTACGACGTCGACCCGAACGAGTGGTCCCGGTCGCGCGGCTTGATCGCCTCCGAGGTGGTCGCCAAGGAAGCCGTCAAACTCCTCTACGGGAAGTGA
- a CDS encoding C45 family autoproteolytic acyltransferase/hydolase, translating into MIDTIDLSAADPRERGRQYGEAAREQIAASVAFYAESIAHKTGLAWSDVLGRAAVWVPIMEGYLPEIVPELRGIADGSGRTFEEIVALNSRGELTRGNPFEAKDDDEGCTSFAVLPQANALGHTWAGQNWDLWDGVADTLVVLRIAQPGKPTIICHVEAGQVGRHGANSAGIALNANGLGAGFGGGPGVPGALVRRKVLESWDFHDALKAVFDARQSLSSNLLLTHRDGFAIDVETTPGRHGWMYPTDGLLVHGNHFQAFVPPQIENTYRPFSVDSLYRVPRVEAGLHRLRRDGSTDEAVSTIVRTSMSDHFGHPDAVCQHVDPRRHELDRYATIASSLVDLTAGSYRLTPGLPCANSYQLAPWNLYDGPGPDDRPDVPGPAHALAGQR; encoded by the coding sequence GTGATCGACACTATCGACCTTTCGGCGGCCGATCCGCGTGAACGCGGCCGTCAGTACGGCGAAGCCGCGCGCGAGCAGATCGCCGCCTCGGTGGCCTTCTACGCCGAGTCGATCGCCCACAAGACCGGGCTCGCCTGGTCCGACGTACTCGGCCGGGCCGCCGTCTGGGTGCCGATCATGGAGGGCTACCTCCCGGAGATCGTGCCCGAACTGCGCGGGATCGCCGACGGGTCCGGCCGGACGTTCGAGGAGATCGTCGCGCTGAACAGCCGCGGCGAACTGACCCGCGGCAACCCGTTCGAGGCCAAGGACGACGACGAGGGCTGCACCTCGTTCGCCGTACTGCCGCAGGCCAACGCGCTCGGGCACACCTGGGCCGGACAGAACTGGGACCTGTGGGACGGCGTCGCCGACACCCTCGTCGTACTGCGGATCGCGCAGCCGGGCAAGCCCACGATCATCTGTCACGTCGAGGCCGGCCAGGTCGGCCGGCACGGCGCCAACTCGGCCGGGATCGCGCTCAACGCGAACGGACTCGGCGCCGGCTTCGGCGGCGGGCCCGGCGTCCCGGGTGCTCTCGTCCGCCGCAAGGTCCTGGAGAGCTGGGACTTCCACGACGCGCTCAAGGCGGTCTTCGACGCCCGCCAGAGCCTGTCCAGCAATCTTCTGCTCACCCACCGGGACGGTTTCGCCATCGACGTCGAGACCACCCCCGGCCGGCACGGCTGGATGTACCCGACGGACGGGTTGCTGGTTCACGGCAACCACTTCCAGGCGTTCGTCCCGCCGCAGATCGAGAACACCTACCGCCCGTTCTCGGTCGACTCGCTCTACCGTGTGCCGCGCGTCGAGGCGGGCCTGCACCGGCTCCGCCGCGACGGCAGCACCGACGAAGCGGTCAGCACCATCGTGCGCACCTCGATGAGCGACCACTTCGGCCACCCCGATGCCGTCTGCCAGCACGTCGACCCGCGCCGGCACGAGCTCGACCGTTACGCCACCATCGCCTCCAGCCTGGTCGACCTGACCGCCGGCAGCTACCGGCTCACCCCCGGCCTGCCGTGCGCGAACAGCTACCAGCTCGCGCCCTGGAACCTGTACGACGGTCCCGGTCCCGACGACCGTCCCGACGTACCCGGCCCGGCCCACGCCCTCGCCGGGCAGCGATGA
- a CDS encoding MurR/RpiR family transcriptional regulator, with protein MTTAEAKPPTLQERVATRLGDLTATERRVAEYLSAHPQEAAFSSAEELGRATGTSDASIVRTAKALGYDGLPGLKRSLQGHLQTLLSPANRLSASLESVGDGPETVLRATLRDHIEHLMMAEQTIDTAAFRRAVELVDAAHETVVCGFAGLDGVSEYIATHLTRIGHRARTATETGYRLADRILLLGPEDVVIVMAHNRVNRETRTIIDHCAAAGVPVILLTDTLGEALRDEVEVVLSARMSRPGAFTSQAVVLILLEALTIAVAARDRDRALENTERMNQLREELNGYPLADETVLGHSRTTNTAKRPKSRGR; from the coding sequence ATGACCACAGCGGAGGCCAAGCCACCGACCCTGCAGGAGCGCGTCGCGACGCGGCTCGGGGATCTGACCGCGACCGAGCGCAGGGTCGCCGAGTACCTGTCCGCGCATCCGCAGGAGGCCGCCTTCTCCTCGGCCGAGGAGCTCGGCCGGGCAACGGGTACCAGCGACGCCAGCATCGTCCGCACCGCCAAGGCCCTCGGGTACGACGGTCTGCCGGGGCTGAAGCGTTCACTACAGGGCCACCTGCAGACACTGCTCTCGCCGGCCAACCGGCTCAGCGCGAGTCTCGAGTCCGTCGGCGACGGTCCGGAGACCGTCCTGCGCGCCACGCTTCGCGATCACATCGAACACCTGATGATGGCCGAGCAGACCATCGACACGGCCGCGTTCCGGCGCGCCGTGGAGCTCGTCGACGCCGCCCACGAGACCGTCGTCTGCGGGTTCGCGGGTCTGGACGGGGTCTCGGAGTACATCGCCACCCACCTGACCCGGATCGGGCACCGAGCGCGGACCGCGACCGAGACCGGCTACCGGCTCGCCGACCGGATCCTGCTGCTGGGGCCGGAGGACGTCGTCATCGTGATGGCGCACAACCGGGTGAACCGCGAGACCCGGACGATCATCGACCACTGCGCGGCCGCCGGCGTACCGGTGATCCTGCTGACCGACACGCTCGGCGAGGCGTTACGCGACGAGGTCGAGGTCGTCCTCTCCGCCCGGATGAGCCGGCCGGGAGCGTTCACCAGCCAGGCCGTGGTGCTGATCCTGCTCGAGGCGCTGACCATTGCCGTCGCGGCCCGCGACCGGGACCGGGCGCTCGAGAACACCGAGCGGATGAACCAGCTCCGCGAGGAACTCAACGGCTACCCGCTCGCGGACGAAACCGTCCTCGGCCACTCCCGCACCACCAACACGGCCAAGCGGCCCAAGTCCCGCGGGAGATGA
- a CDS encoding Chromate resistance protein ChrB, whose amino-acid sequence MATRRTKAKSSESWLLLIYKVPSESSRARVAVWRELKRLGGFYVQQAVCVLPDRDDLRTGMEKVRERVTELGGSSVFLTLTEVDDDAREQFVEGFRSQSAKEYAEIVEECETKFVKEIEFERFRENYTFEEAEEIRQDLEKLRRWLTKVEGRDWMDADGKDLARSKVADCERLLEEFEADVYERTEGKV is encoded by the coding sequence ATGGCGACCCGACGTACCAAGGCCAAGAGCTCCGAGAGCTGGCTGCTGCTCATCTACAAGGTTCCCAGTGAGTCCTCACGGGCCCGGGTAGCGGTATGGCGGGAGCTGAAGCGGCTCGGCGGGTTCTACGTGCAGCAGGCCGTGTGCGTGCTGCCGGACCGCGACGACCTGCGGACCGGCATGGAGAAGGTGCGCGAGCGGGTGACCGAGCTGGGCGGCTCGAGCGTGTTCCTGACCTTGACCGAGGTCGACGACGACGCCCGCGAGCAGTTCGTCGAGGGCTTCCGGAGCCAGTCGGCCAAGGAGTACGCCGAGATCGTCGAGGAGTGCGAGACCAAGTTCGTCAAGGAGATCGAGTTCGAGCGGTTCCGGGAGAACTACACGTTCGAGGAGGCGGAGGAGATCCGCCAGGACCTGGAGAAGCTCCGCCGCTGGCTGACCAAGGTCGAGGGCCGCGACTGGATGGATGCCGACGGCAAGGACCTCGCCCGGTCCAAGGTCGCGGACTGCGAACGCCTGCTGGAGGAGTTCGAGGCCGACGTCTACGAACGGACCGAGGGCAAGGTCTGA
- a CDS encoding FAD-binding protein, whose protein sequence is MNLLVTALVKQVPKGDHSGRLDADGRLERAGAVTEMNPWCRRAVAQAVRLAGETGGRSTAITMGPPAAVDVLREALGWGVDDAVHLSDPALAGSDCLVTARALASTIAVLDEPPDLILVGASSVDGSTGAVGAMVAELLGLPFTGPVLALEAEGRRLRTTVQYDSGTESVLIDLPAVVAVAERSCLPAKVPAESWPSADAVRRVSTTDLAAGAWGLPGSPTKVAQVHPAPLTRDPVIFRGRPATQVSRAIAELIARGCFDAPVAQQTEPVPTPQRRGPDVVALVGPGPDAGTRALLGTAAALANEAGGAVVAVRTGESSADLAQWGADEVITVSGDEPRPVAHALARWIREWEPWAVLGAALPWDREVLARLAVVFDAGLMSDLVSLTVKDGRLAGLKPSGGGTLAEIVSHGTPQIATLRTGLLPLRTPRAGRQLTEHVLTVAADPAIARAERRTGDDGDALDRAEVVIGVGRGVPPEKYDELEAMRVLLGAELGATRKVTDEGWLPHGRQIGITGRSVAPRMYVAVGLSGNLNHLAGASRAGTVLAINTDPAAEVFAHCDVGLVADWQEVMPFLVDGLRSRVSG, encoded by the coding sequence ATGAACCTCCTCGTCACGGCTCTGGTGAAGCAGGTGCCCAAGGGCGACCACAGCGGACGCCTCGACGCGGACGGCCGGCTCGAGCGGGCCGGCGCCGTCACCGAGATGAATCCGTGGTGCCGCCGGGCGGTGGCCCAGGCGGTCCGGCTGGCGGGGGAGACGGGTGGTCGCAGTACGGCGATCACCATGGGCCCGCCCGCCGCCGTCGACGTACTGCGGGAAGCCCTGGGATGGGGTGTCGACGATGCGGTACATCTGTCGGATCCCGCGCTGGCGGGTTCGGACTGCTTGGTCACCGCCCGCGCGCTCGCATCGACGATCGCGGTGCTGGACGAGCCGCCCGATCTGATCCTGGTCGGCGCGAGCTCAGTCGACGGCAGCACCGGAGCTGTCGGCGCGATGGTTGCCGAGCTCCTCGGCCTCCCCTTCACCGGGCCTGTCCTCGCGCTCGAGGCCGAGGGCCGGCGCCTCCGCACCACGGTCCAGTACGACTCCGGCACCGAATCCGTCCTCATCGACCTGCCGGCCGTGGTCGCTGTGGCCGAGCGTTCCTGTCTGCCGGCCAAGGTCCCGGCCGAGTCCTGGCCGTCGGCCGACGCCGTACGCCGGGTCAGCACGACCGACCTCGCGGCCGGCGCCTGGGGTCTGCCCGGCAGCCCGACCAAGGTCGCCCAGGTCCACCCCGCCCCGCTCACCAGGGATCCGGTGATCTTCCGGGGCCGACCCGCAACGCAGGTGAGCCGGGCGATCGCCGAATTGATCGCGCGAGGTTGCTTCGACGCTCCCGTCGCCCAGCAGACCGAACCGGTGCCGACCCCGCAACGGCGCGGCCCGGATGTCGTCGCCTTGGTCGGCCCGGGACCCGATGCCGGAACGCGAGCGCTGCTCGGAACGGCCGCGGCGCTCGCCAATGAGGCCGGCGGCGCTGTCGTGGCGGTGCGAACCGGAGAAAGCAGTGCGGACCTCGCGCAGTGGGGTGCCGACGAAGTGATCACGGTGAGCGGCGACGAACCGCGACCCGTGGCACACGCACTGGCGCGATGGATCCGTGAGTGGGAGCCGTGGGCCGTGCTCGGTGCGGCTCTGCCATGGGACCGCGAAGTACTCGCCCGGCTGGCGGTCGTGTTCGACGCCGGGCTGATGTCCGACTTGGTGAGTCTGACGGTGAAGGACGGTCGCCTGGCCGGTCTGAAGCCCTCGGGCGGCGGCACGCTGGCGGAGATCGTCAGTCACGGAACGCCGCAGATCGCGACATTACGGACGGGTCTCCTGCCGCTCCGTACCCCGCGTGCCGGCAGGCAACTGACCGAGCATGTCCTGACCGTCGCGGCGGATCCCGCCATCGCCCGCGCCGAGCGTCGTACCGGTGACGACGGTGACGCCCTGGATCGGGCCGAAGTCGTGATCGGCGTCGGCCGCGGCGTACCACCGGAGAAGTACGACGAGCTCGAGGCGATGCGCGTCCTCCTCGGCGCCGAACTCGGCGCGACCCGGAAGGTCACCGACGAGGGCTGGCTCCCGCACGGTCGTCAGATCGGCATCACCGGCCGCAGCGTCGCGCCGCGGATGTATGTCGCCGTCGGACTGTCCGGGAACCTGAACCACCTGGCCGGTGCGAGCCGCGCCGGGACCGTGCTGGCGATCAACACCGATCCGGCGGCCGAGGTCTTCGCGCATTGCGATGTCGGTCTGGTCGCGGACTGGCAGGAGGTGATGCCGTTCCTCGTCGACGGGCTGCGGAGCCGTGTCAGCGGATAA
- a CDS encoding VIT1/CCC1 transporter family protein codes for MTAEVAETPEIHHSHRDVTGGWLRPATFGVMDGLVSNFALVAGVVGGGATGKVVIMTGLAGLVAGACSMASGEFTSVSSQTELMQAEIAVEKRELEIHPAEEERELALMYEAKGLRPELAAEVARELTVNPAVALDTHVREELGVDPNDLPSPWVAAGSSFAAFAIGALIPLIPFLFGAASVLPALLLSAVGLVLTGGIVGKITARPFWYGGGRQLLLGGLSAAVTFAIGLAVGTGLS; via the coding sequence ATGACCGCAGAAGTTGCGGAAACCCCTGAGATCCACCACTCCCATCGCGATGTCACCGGCGGCTGGCTGCGGCCCGCGACGTTCGGTGTGATGGACGGTCTGGTCTCGAACTTCGCCCTCGTCGCCGGTGTCGTCGGCGGCGGCGCGACCGGCAAGGTCGTGATCATGACCGGACTGGCCGGCCTGGTCGCCGGTGCCTGCTCGATGGCCTCCGGCGAGTTCACCTCGGTCTCGTCCCAGACCGAGTTGATGCAGGCCGAGATCGCGGTCGAGAAGCGTGAGCTCGAGATCCACCCGGCCGAGGAAGAGCGCGAGCTCGCACTGATGTACGAAGCCAAGGGGCTGCGTCCGGAGCTCGCCGCCGAGGTTGCCCGCGAGCTGACGGTCAATCCCGCGGTCGCGCTCGACACCCACGTGCGTGAAGAGCTCGGCGTCGACCCCAACGACCTGCCTTCACCCTGGGTCGCGGCCGGGTCGTCGTTCGCCGCCTTCGCCATCGGCGCCCTGATCCCGCTGATCCCGTTCCTGTTCGGCGCCGCGAGCGTCCTGCCCGCCCTCCTGCTCAGCGCGGTGGGGCTGGTTCTCACCGGCGGCATCGTCGGCAAGATCACCGCCCGCCCGTTCTGGTACGGCGGCGGTCGCCAGCTGCTGCTCGGCGGCCTGTCGGCCGCGGTCACCTTCGCGATCGGCCTGGCAGTCGGCACAGGATTGTCATGA